Below is a genomic region from Enoplosus armatus isolate fEnoArm2 chromosome 10, fEnoArm2.hap1, whole genome shotgun sequence.
TGGAACCAGATCTTGACCTGAGTCTCTGTGAGCTTCAAGGAGGCCGCCAGGTCCGCCCGCTCCGGCCCGGACAGGTACCGCTGGTGGTTGAAGCGGCGCTCCAGCTCGAAGACCTGCGCATGAGAGAAGGCGGCCCTGGAGCGCTTTTTCCGCTGTTTGGGCTGGTCCGGACTCTTCTCGTCCAGGGTGCTGGAGTCTGGGAGAGGGAGACACGCAGATGCAACATGCAAGTGAATTCCTGTATTAGTTTGTTATGTTAACACAGCCGGAATCACGTATGCTGATTACAGGTGAGACTGCATTTGGACGTGACAGATTAAAACAAGTGTGCACACTTATATAcagaaagtgtttctgtttctgcttcagCAAGTTGTTAGAAATGAACTGCCATGAATTTATCTAAGGTCGCCGGATGCTGTagttttcaaattaaagtggaaaatgtcttttttcattcaGACCTTAACATCGCAGCTTGTGTGCGAATGTTTATTTAGTACCAGATGGAGTTTATCTCCTTAAAATAGACTTCAATTAACCGCCTGTTTCTGGTAGTTTATAAAGTTTGTCCAAAGTTGAATAACTTAACTCAAAGCCCCGAGGGCTCCAATAAATCCATAATAATTAGTGCTATAGTGACAAAGTGTGACTATGAGTCAGAGTATCCACTAATAATCGTGCGTAAAACTAGGACAATTCGTGCGTAAAAGTTAGCAGGATGCGGAGAGATAGGCCTGATATCCTACAATAACACAACCAGAGCGCTGGTTTTAATTCTGTAAAACTGTACCAGCACTATTAAAGTGCAGTATTAAAAGGGTTCGAGGCTCTTTAAGTAAGACTCGTCTGTTTTAAAGCCTGAAGTGTCACTGAGTCGTCGTGGTTTTATTAAAATCAAAGAGCCACACGTTAATTTGATTTGTGTACATTTCAGTCTTTCTGTCCTACTCACCCGTAGCATTGTTGGGCTCACTGtcactctttgtgttttccGCAGCCGCAGACTCGTGGTCCGTCTCCTCCTGCACATCAGACGCAGGGTCTCCGTCCTTCTCCGACTTGCACACGGCCGGAGTCTTGCTGTCGTTGTCATCGCTGAGTCCCGAGTCCGAGTCGTAGCTTTTCTGGTCCGTCGGCTCACAAGCCTCCCCGCCGTCTCCCCGAGACCCGCCGTTCATCTCTCCAAATATTTTCCAGCACGCCGTCTTGGAGAAGCACATGTCCAAATCTGGCAAGTGTCGGCTGTCGtcctttttgttcagtatggctTGGATTGAGAAAGGCATCAGCGAGTTGCCACGAACggccatttttttaaaagaaagcgAAGTTTGCTTCTTCAAGTTGGGTAATTAGTGCAGCAAATGTCAGTTCATCCACATTTTAGGCTACTCCCTCCGTGGAGCACTGCTGTCGCTTAACTTTCTTCCCTCCCGTGTTGGTTCCTGGTCGCATCCCCGCGGGAGAAGCCGTGGAAAGTTTCTGCTACATCCGCAGGCACGATGCTTCTCCTCCGCATAGCTCTGCCATCAGCCCGGGCTCACTCCAGACTCCGGCCCTTTTCACCCAATTTTTTTACCATCCACCCTCACCTGTGACTGACAGGCACTCCTCGTCGCCTCCTATTGGCCCGAAGAGGAGGAAAGCCGTTTCACGATTGGCCACTGTAAACGACGTCATGCTGCTTTCAACCGGGTGGGAAAAAAGTTCAAGACAAGTTTGGTCGCCGCTTTTCACAAGAGGCTAAACTGACATGCAGGTTACAACCACACACATTTGGTTCAACTGAAACTTCCTCCAAAACAGGAGAGCAAGCTGTTTTTCTGTATGGCTTCTGATAACAACATTTCTCATTTGATGAATGGTTTAGGATTCATTTAGCTAAAGTCAGAAGTTTCTGTGCTGATCATGCAGCCAGAAAAAGCGAAGTCCGGTGCGTAAAAGTCTGAGATCACGAGAAAGCAGAGTTTAGCAGCAACACCAGATGAAAATAAACGGGAAAGGTTTGTCTCCCACTTTCCCTGCATCACCTGAATGCAGCATCTGGACAATAAATTCGTAGgatttgtcatcttttttttaatttaacccTTCATCCTCCGAAACAGGTCTGTTTGGAGTCCGGTGCGTAACGCGTAATGTGACGGGTTTTATCTTTAAAACATTTCGGGCACCGACCAACTTGTGTCCGGTTGTTACCGATTCACTGTCTGCGTTTTATTAAACCTTTAAAGTCCTCGAGGTGCTCATTTCTGCCACTTGTTGGCATCATGAATCGCCATGACCAGGTAGGCCTCAGCTTGTGCGCAAACCACATTCTTGTATTCATACATGTGAGTTAAAAACACGTAACTTGACGTACTGTTGACTCTGTAGAgtctttatatatacaca
It encodes:
- the nkx3-2 gene encoding homeobox protein Nkx-3.2, with amino-acid sequence MAVRGNSLMPFSIQAILNKKDDSRHLPDLDMCFSKTACWKIFGEMNGGSRGDGGEACEPTDQKSYDSDSGLSDDNDSKTPAVCKSEKDGDPASDVQEETDHESAAAENTKSDSEPNNATDSSTLDEKSPDQPKQRKKRSRAAFSHAQVFELERRFNHQRYLSGPERADLAASLKLTETQVKIWFQNRRYKTKRRQMAADLMASTPAAKKVAVKVLVRDDQRQYSPGEILRPPLLSLQPSYYYPYAYCLPAWTLSACAGNQ